The DNA window CGGTGGGTTCGGCATCGAGGCCACCGTCCGAGGGGAACGGGGCTTCGCAGCCACTGCAGCGGGGTGCGAACAGGCTGCCGTGCAGATGCACACCGACCTCGCTGCCGGCCCGCTCGTGGAGATCGTCGACGTTCTGCGTGACGATCGTGAGCGGCACGTGGCGCGCCCACGCCGCCAGCGCGAGGTGGCCCTCGTTGGGGTGTACCCGGCGGACCAGCCCGGTTCTCCACTGGTACCAGGCCCACACCAGGCCGCGGTCGCGCTCCCACCCCTCCGGGCTCGCGAGTTGCTCGGGTGAGAATCGTTCCCACAGTCCTGTCTGCGCGTCCCGGAACGTCGGGATGCCACTCTCGGCGGACATACCGGCGCCGCTGAACACGACGACCCGTCGCGCCGTGCGGGCTGCTTCGACTACGGCCGGATCCGGAAGGTGCGAGGTCATGCCGTCGATTCTCCGGGACTGCGTTCGGTACGTCCGTGCCCGTCAGCGTCCCGCCGTCCGATCGGGTTGAATTGACGCATGTCTACGAGGGTGCGGAACCGATGACGGGCCAGCTGCTGCCACATCCCGACACCGGGAAGCTTTTCCCGTCGCCGGTGCCGCCCGGCACCGGGTGGCCGGGCGACCCGGCGCCCGCGGACACCCCCGTCGCGCACTCCGCGGACGAGGTCCGCGCGCTGGCCGCCTCGGCCGGACCGAGCGAGCTGGACGCCCGGATCAGCGTGTGCCGGGCCTGCCCACGGTTGGTGGAGTGGCGGGAGCACGCCGCTGAGGTCAAGCGCCGCTCCTTCGCGGACCAGCCCTACTGGGGGCGTCCACTCCCCGGGTTCGGCGACCCGTTCCCCAAACTACTGATCATGGGACTGGCCCCGGCCGCGAACGGCGGCAACCGCACGGGCCGGATGTTCACCGGCGACCAGGCCGGTGACTGGTTGTTCCGGGCCCTGCACCGCGCCGGCATCGCCAACAAGCCCACCGTCGAGTTCGCAGGCGACGGGCAGAAGCTGTTCGGCGCCCGGATGATCTCCGCGGTGCGCTGTGCACCGCCGGACAACAAGCCCACCGTCACCGAGCGGGACTGCTGCTCCGGATGGCTGGACGCCGAACTCTCCGACCTGCTGCCGTGGGTGGGCGCGATCATCGCGCTCGGCTCGTTCGGGTGGGACGCCACCCTCGGCGCGATCCGCCGGATCGGGGGGACCGTGCCCACTCCCAAGCCCAAGTTCGGGCACGGGGCGGTGGCCGAGCTCCACACGCCCGCGGGACGGCGCCTGGACGTGGTGGGGTGCTATCACCCCAGCCAGCAGAACACCTTCACGGGCAGGCTCACGGAGAAGATGCTCGACGACGTGATCGCCCGCGGGCGGGACCTGGCCGGTCTCGGATGGGGGTGCGGCGGCTCCGGCCGCTGACGGCCGTCGACCACCCGGTGCGCATCCGTCCTCTGAGTGGGACACGAACTTGAGGACCGGGCGGCAGGCGTGGCTACCATCACAGCCACGTCGAATGCCGTTGGAGGTGCGCATGGCCCACGAGGTCCCCGAACCCGCTGTCCAGATGGGGTACGTCGTCGCGGATCTCGACGCCGCCGTCGACCATTGGGTGACCCACGCCCGCGTCGGGCCCTGGACGGTGTTCCGGGGCGTGACGCTGCAGGGCCGATACGCGGGCTCGGACACCGTCGTGACCATGGACGTCGCGATGGGCTACACCGGCGCACTCCAGATCGAACTCATGCAGATCACGTCGTCGACCCCGTCGCCGTACACGGATGACGCCGGTGAGCCCCTGGTGGGACCCCATCACATGGCCTGGATCACCGACGATCTCGACGGTGCTCTGGCCACGGCTCGGGCCCGAGGACTCGAGGAATTGTTCCTCGCCGAAGGCCCCGGCACCCGCGTCGCCTACCTGCACTCACCGGCGCAGCCGGGTGTCGTCTTCGAGTACATCCAGAGCGACGGCATGCGCGCGATGCTCGACTACGGAATCGCTCAGGCCCGTACCTGGGACGGGTCCGATCCCGTCCGTCCGATCGCCTGAGCGCAGGCGACTTCGAACTTTCGAGTCCCACTGTCCTCCTCGACGAGGGGGAGAACCCAAGCCGGCATGGCCGGGAAAGGCTGAACGATGGTCAACTGGAACGAAGAATGTGACGTGTTGGTGGCCGGGTCGGGCGCCGGTGGCGTCACCGGCGCCTACACCGCCGCCCGCGAAGGTCTCGACGTGATCCTGGTCGAGGCGACGGACAAGTTCGGTGGCACCACCGCGTACTCCGGTGGCGGCGGGTTCTGGTTCCCGGCCAACCCGGTGCTCAAGCGCGCCGGCACCGACGACACGATCGAGGACGCGCTCGAGTACTACCACGCCGTCGTCGGTGACCGCACCCCGCGCGAGCTGCAGGACACGTACGTCAAGGGCGGCGCGCCGCTGGTCGAGTACCTCGAGCAGGACGAGAACCTCAAGTTCCAGATGCTGCCGTGGCCCGACTACTACGGCAAGATGCCCAAGGCCCGCAACGACGGCCAGCGCCACACGATGCCGACGCCGCTGCCGATCTCGGAGGTCGGTGACCTGCACAAGCTCGTCCGCGGACCGCTCGACTTCGACCGGCTCGGCGCCGAGCTGCCCGAGATGCTCATCGGCGGCCGCGCGCTGATCGGCCGCTTCCTCAAGGCGATCGGGAACTACCCGAACGCGAAGCTGAACCTCGACACCCCGCTCGTCGAGCTGGTCGTCGAGGACGGTGCCGTGGTCGGCGCGATCGTCGAGCGCGACGGCGAGCAGGTCGCGATCCGTGCCCGCAAGGGCGTCATCCTCGCCGCCGGCGGCTTCGAGGGCAACGACGAGCTCCGTCAGAAGTTCGGCGTTCCGGGCGTCGCACGCGACACCATGGGTCCGTGGGGCAACCTGGGCAAGGCACACCAGGCCGGCATCGCGGTGGGTGCCGACACCGACCTGATGGACCAGGCCTGGTGGTCGCCCGGCCTGACCCACCCGGACGGACGCTCGGCGTTCGCGCTGTGCTTCACCGGCGGCATCTTCGTCAACCAGGACGGTAAGCGCTTCGTGAACGAGTACGCGCCGTACGACCGTCTCGGCCGCGAGGTCATCGCGGGTCTGGAGGACGGCTCGGTCACGCTGCCGTACTGGATGATCTACGACGACCGCGCGGGCGAGCGTCCGCCGGTGGGCGCCTCGAATGTCTCGATGGTCGAGACCGAGAAGTACGTGGACGCCGGTCTGTGGCATACCGCCGACACGCTCGAGGAGCTGGCCGCGAAGATCGGCATCCCGGCCGAGAACCTGGTGGCCACCGTCGAACGCTTCAACGCGATGGCAGCCAACGACGTGGACGAGGACTTCGGTCGCGGCGACGAGGCGTACGACCGTGCGTTCACCGGCGGCGGCCCGGCGCTGATCCCGATCGAGCAGGGCCCGTTCCACGCGGCCGCGTTCGGTATCTCCGACCTCGGCACCAAGGGTGGTCTGCGCACCGACACCACCGCGCGCGTGCTCGACACCTCCGGCAACCCCATTCCGGGTCTGTACGCGGCCGGCAACACGATGGCGGCCCCCAGCGGCACCACCTACCCGGGTGGCGGTAACCCGATCGGCACCAGCATGCTGTTCAGCCACATCGCCGCGATGAACATCGCCGGCAAGTAGTCCGGACACAGTTCGCAGTACGCGCGCCCCGCAGCCGGCTCTCCGGTTGCGGGGCGCGCGTCGTCGAGGGGGTGCGCCCCGTTCCACGGGCGATCACCGTGCGCCGGCGTGTCTGTGGCATGTGTCTCGACCCCTGGAAACGGCCGTGACGAGGTCTTTATCATGGGGCTGTCCCGGTGTTCAGCCAGCAGCGTCGGGGGTCTGCACGTCGTTGCCCCGAGGCGGTGAGCTGCCGATGCCACATCGGATTCCCCCGAGAACCGAGGTCCCACCGGAGTACCGGTCGCCGGACTTCCTGACTGCTGATCTTCCGCCCTCCTGCCGACCGGGTCACAAGCGGCCCGTGGTGGAGCAGATGGACACTGCCCGTCCGGGCGCGCGGTTGCACGTGAGCGCGGTCACGGCGATCGCGGCCACCACCGGAACCAGTGTGGGCCTGCTGACCTGGTGGACCTCGGGGGCGCTTGCCGACGGTGTGGTGGTCGCGGTGTTCACCGCCCTGTGCGCCGTGCTGGCCGCGATGATGGTCGGCGGCGGGAACTGACGAGGACCGTCAGCCGACAGCGTCCTGCTCGGCGAGCGCCCGACGGGACTCGTCGTGCAGGACGTCGATGAGTTCGCGTTCGATCGCCGCGAATTCCGGTGAGGTGAGCAGGGCGAGTTCGCGTGGGCGCGGCAGATCGACGGCAACGTCGCGACGGACCGTCGCCGGCCGGGCCGAGAGCACGATCACCCGGTCCGACAGGAAAACCGCCTCCCGCACGTCGTGCGTGATCATCAGTACGGTCCAGCGGTACTGCTGCCAGACGTCCTGCAGCCAGGTCTGCATCTCGGTGCGGGTCAGCGAGTCCAGGGCGCCGAACGGCTCGTCGAGCAGCAGTACCGGACGATCCTGGACCACGGTCCGCAGCAGCGCGGCACGCTGGCGCATACCGCCCGACAGCTGATGCGGGCGGGCGTTCTCGAAGCCCGCGAGCCCGAACCTCGCGAAGAGTTCGGCGGCCCGTGCCCGGGCCTGCTTGCGCGGCACGCGCTGGACGTCGAGCCCGAGAGTCGTGTTGTCGAGAACCGAGCGCCACGGGAACAACAAGTCCTTCTGCGGCATGTGCGCGCACGTGGGGGCGGAGACCGAACCGGTGTCGGGAGCGTCGAGGCCGGCGATGATCCCGAACACCGTGCTCTTGCCGCACCCGCTGGGTCCGATCACCGACACGAATTCGCCCGGGCGCACGTCGAGGTCGATGCCGTCGAGCACCCGGCGGGTACCGAACGACTTGGTGACCGCGGACAGTTCGACGACCGGTGCTTCACCCACGGCGGGCCTCCTGTCGGGGGTGCCGGATCCACGGCGCCATCACCCGCTCGATCGCGAACGTGGCGGCGTAGAGCGCGATGCTGATCGCCGCCGTCACGAGGACCGCGGCCAGGACCAGGTCGGTGCGGAAGGAGTTCTTCTGCACGCTCATGTAGATGCCGAGTCCCGAACTGGCCCCGACGTACTCGGCGAACACGGCGCCCACGACCGCATAGGTGACGCCGATCCGGAGTGCGGTGAAGAACCGGGGGAGAGCGGACGGCAGCCGTACGAACCGGAATTCCTGCCATCGGGAGGCGCCCATGCTCCGCAGCAGGGCGCCGGCTTCGCGGTCGGCGGCTGCGAACCCCTCGATCAGTCCGATCGCCATCGGGAAGAACGTCGCGAGCGCGATCACCAGAATTTTCGGCAGCAGACCGAAGCCGAACCAGATGATCATCAGCGGGGCGATCGCGATGATCGGGAGCGTCTGGGACACCACGAAGAGCGGAACGAAAGCCCTTCGCAGCCAGGGCGAGAAGTCCACGAGCACCGCGAGCGTCCACGCGACCACCAACGACACCGCGAACCCGACGAGCGTCACCTGCAGCGTGGCCCACGCGTGGCCGGCGATGTCGTCGCGGTGCAGCCACCCCTGCTCGAGCACCCGCGCCGGCGACGGCAACACCTGCGGGCGGATGCCGCTGACCGTCACGTACAACTGCCACAGGGCGACCAGCGCCAGCGCGACGACCACCGCGGGCAGCAGCCGGCGCAGCGGGCCCGCGGTGTCGTCCGCGTCGCGCCTACGGCGCTGCGAGGTACTCATCGGTGAAGTACGTCGACCAGTCCGGTTCGGCGGTCAGTGGTTTGCCGTCGGGTCCGGCGAGCAGCCCGTGCGCGTACAGGAAACCCGAATAGCCCGCCCACTGCTCGCGGGTCTGGGTGCCCACGCGCCCCGACGCGTCCTTCATGTAGTCCGCGGCCAGTATCCGCTGACTCTCGTACACGAGTTCCTCGTCGCCGAAGACCCCTGGATTCGCGTCGATCAGTGCCTTCGCGCCGCGGTCGGGGTCGTCGGCCGCCAACTGGTAGCCGCGCTGGAGGGCCTGGACGAACTTGCGCGCCTGCTCGGGATGCTCGGCGAGCCACTGCTCGTTGCCGTTCACGACGATCGCGTACGCGTCCGGGAAGCCGTAGTCGGTGTAGTCGAAGTAGCGCATCGGGGTACCGCGGCGCGCCGCCTCGACGCCCTCCCACGCCGCGTAGGACACCGTGAAGTCCGCCTGGCCGCCGTAGACGGCCTCGTACGCCGAGGTGCCCAGCACCACGGTGTCAAAATCGCCTGTGCCCCCGTCGTTCCGGATGACCTGACGGAGGATCTCCCGCTCGCCCGGATCACCGAACCCGGCGTAGGTCTTGCCGTCGAGGTCCTTGGGGCTCGCGAGGTCGGCGCGGTCCGCCTTGACGCCGATACCGGTCGCCCAGTGCTGCAGCGGCGCCAGCACCGAGACGGTCTGCGCCCCCGCGGCGCGGGAGAACGTGGCCGCGTCCTGGAAGCTGGTGCCGAACTCGGCGTTCCCGGCGTCCACGAGGGTGTCGGGTGAGGTGTTGTTGTACGGCAGCACCTGGACGTCGAGGCCCGCGTCCGCGAAGTACCCCTCCTGCAGCGCCACGTACAGGCCGGTGTGATTGGTGTTCGGCGTCCAGTCGAGAGCGAACCGGATGGTGTCCCCGGAGCTGTCGGAGCTGGCGCACCCGGTGAGGATGCTCATCGCGGACGCGACGATCGCCGAGGTGGCCAGCACGCGGCGCAGCCGCGACACCGACGTCACGACGCGGGCCAGGGCTGCGGGTTCAGGGCGGTGTCCCAGAACATGTACTCGTAGCGGCTCGCGGTGACGAAGGCCCGGACCATCGCCTCACGCTCCTCCGTCGTCGCGGCGTTCGCGGCCTCGTCGACGAGCCGGCGCGCGGTCGCGACGGACTCGTGGAACGCCGGATCGTCGTACGTGGTGACCCACTGCGCGTAGGGGTGCGCCGGGTCGGCGGCCAGCACCTCGTGCGCGTCGGCGGCGAGGCGACGGCCCACCTCCGCGTAGATCCAGAAACACGGCAGGACCGCCGCCGCAGCCACGGCGTACGACTCGGTCGCCGCCGTCGCCGTCAGGTACGACACGTACCCGAGGCACGCCGGCGAATGCTCCGGCGCGGTCGACCGTTCCGGCAACACCCCGCCGGCCATGAGTCCCTCGTGCAGTTCGGTCTCCACCACGGCCGCAGTCGCGGACGATGTCGCCCAGAACGCGGCCGTCTGCGGGTCCGGGGCCTTCGCCGCCACCAGCGCCAGCGCCTTGGCGTATTCGGCCAGGTACAGCGAGTCCTGCTCGATGTAGGTCCGGAACACATCGAGCGGCAGCGTGCCGTCGCCGAGCCGGCGCAGGAACTCCATGTCGTCGATCGCGGCCCGCAGGACCGCAGTCCGTGCCCACAGCAGATCCGTGAAGCGCGAGCCGTCGGCGTCGGGGTGGACAGATATGTCGTGAACAGGCGTCGTCATCGCCATGACATCCCTTCGTCAGCATTACCTGATGCAGGTTCCCGGGTGTGATCTCAGCCCCGCCCGTGCGGAGCACCCCGTGTCAGTGAACGAGCCGACCATAGCACCGCCGGATTGGTACGTTGGCAGTCGGCTGTCCGTCCGGCCGAGGGGACCGGCGCGCAGCCGTACCGACCGCGTTGTCGGAGCGTGAGGAGGGCCGCATCGTGCAAGCAGTGGAAGTTCTCGAGACCGGAGCGGCCCGCGGGCCCGAGACACTCGTCGTCGAGACGGACCGGGGACCGGTGCGCGGTTACGCCGACGGACCGGTGTTCGCCTGGAAGGGTATTCCGTATGCCGCCGCGCCGACGGGGGAGCGGCGCTTCCGGTCGCCTGTACCGCCCGACGCATGGAGCGAGGTCCGTGACGGCGCCGCGTTCGGTGCGATGGCCCCGCAGGGCCACGACAACTCGGTCCCGCTCGATCCGTCGATGCGGATCGGTGAGGACTGTCTGACCGTCAACGTGTGGGCGCCCCGCCCGGACGGTACCCCCAGGCCGGTCATGGTGTGGATCCACGGCGGCGCCTACTGTCTCGGATCGTCCGCGCAACCGATCTACGACGGGCGGCTGCTCGTCGAGCGTGGGGATGTCGTGCTGGTGACGTTCAACTACCGGCTCGGCGCCCTGGGCTTCCTGGACCTGTCGTCGTTCTCGACCGCGGAGCGGACGTTCGAGTCCAACCTGGGGCTGCGGGACCAGATCGCCGCCCTCGAGTGGGTGCGCGCGAACATCGCCGTTTTCGGCGGCGATCCGGAAGAGGTGACGTTGTTCGGAGAGTCGTCCGGCGGCGGGGCGATCACGACATTGATGACGGTGCCGCGGGCCGAGGGACTGTTCCACCGCGCCATCGCCCAGAGCCCGCCGGCGACGTCGGTGTACGGGGCGGAGCGTGCCGCGACGGTCGCGCGGCGGTTCCTGGAGATTCTGGAAGTGCCCGTCACGCGCGTCGCAGATCTGGCGGGAATGCCGGCCGAACGCCTGGTACAGGCCGGTGACGTTCTCGTCGACGAGGTGCCGACGCGAGTTCCGGGCACGCTGGCCATGGCCCCGGTCGTCGACCGGGATCTGGTTCCGCACTACCCGGTGGCCGCGTTCCAGAAGGGACGCTCGCACCGCATCCCGTTGATCATCGGTTCCAATCGGGACGAGGCGTCGATCTTCAAGTTCATGCGCTCACCCCTGCTGCCGGTCAGCCCCGACGCCGTCCAGCGCATGTTCGCGGGACTCGCCGAGGACAACCCGGGACTCTCACCGGTCCGGCTCGCGCAGATCGCGGCGGCCTACCCGGGATCGACCAAACCACGAGGTGTGCTTGCCCTTTCACGTGATGCAGCGTTCCGGATGCCGGCCCTGTGGGTCGCCGACGCCCACAGCCGGCACTCGCCCACCTGGGTGTACCGGTTCGACCACTCCACCCCGATGCTCCGGGCGGCCCGCGTCGGTGCCGGCCACGCAACCGAATTGCCCTATGTGTTCGGAAATTTCGGGACCCTCGATCCCGACCCGACGTTCTGGCTCGGTGGCCGCAAGGGAGCGATCGAGGTGTCCGGCCGGGTGCAGCGGCGCTGGCTCGCATTCGCCCGCTACGCCGTCCCGGCCGCACTCGACGGGTCCAAGCACTGGGCAGCGTACACCGAGGAGAATCGGTCGACGCTGCTGATCGACGGCCGCGACCGTCTCGTCTCGGATCCGGACCGGGACATGCGGATCGCATGGGGCAGTGAGGCGATGGGGTTCAGCTGATGAGTACTGACCCTTGACTCGAACACCAGTTCGAACTAACCTCGTGTCATGAATCCGGGGGGACTCGACACCACAACTGCTGCACTCGTGGCGCTCAGTCACGATGACGTGCGGGGACTGGCCGAGTTGGACCTGGTGCGCACGACGGTGGATCTCTCGCGTCTGATCGAACACCTCGAAGCCCTGCGCGTGACGGCGGTGGCCGAAATCGACGAGCGCGCAGTCTCGTTCGACACGCTGGGGTTTCGTAGCGTCAAGCAGTGGCTCGCAACCAACACGCTGCTGGAAGTTCCTGCCGCGGCGCGAATCCTGGCGCTGGGGAAGGTGCTGCGGCGGGAACCCGAGGTCGCCGCGGCGCACGAGAACGGTCAGGTTTCGTCCGAGCATGCCGCTCTGATCACCAAGTTCTGCGAACAGCCGCCGCGCGGGATGCCCTTTGAAGCCCTTCCATCGTGCCGGCAAGTACTACTCGACTGCGCGGCGAACCCCGCGGCGACCACGATGAGTGTGCGCACCTGCATCTCACGGCTCGAGCGGATCTTCGAATCCGACGAACTCCCGCCCAGCGAGGACAGTGACCGCAACGAATTTCACGCCTCGAAAACCCTGAACGGGCGCGTCGCGGTCAAAGGCGACCTCGACGCAGTCACCGGGGAGATGCTGCTGACGGCACTGTCCGCGCTGACGAAACCGCGGAACCCGAACGACGACCCCGCCGCGACCCGCACGCCGGCGCAGCGGCGGGCGGAAGCGTTCGCCGAAATCCTGCGCCGCTACCTCGACTCCGGCGACGCGCCCATCGAGGGCGGCGAGCGACCGCACCTGTCGCTGCACGTGAACGCGCGCGACCTCGCCCGCACCGACCACGACCACGACCACGGCGCGTGGGCGAGCCGAGGCAGGGACGCCGACACGCCGGACCTGTTCGGCAGCAGACAATTTCAGAAAAGGGACGTCGCGCGCCTCCCGCACCTGGGACCGCTGACCATCGCCACCGCCCGCCGCCTCGCCTGCGACTGCCACCTCACCCCGGTCGTGATGGACGACGGCATTCCGCTGAACCTGGGCCGCACCACCCGAACCGTCTCCAAGAAGCAACGCCGGGCGTTGATCGCCCGCGACCACGGCTGCGCCTTCCCGGGCTGCGGAGCCCCGCCCGCCCACTGCGAAGGCCACCATGTTCATCACTGGGCGGACGGCGGACCCACCGACCTCGACAACCTCGTGCTGCTGTGTCACTACCACCACCGGCTCCTGCACCACTCCCACTGGGAAGTGCAGATCGGCGCCGACCACCATCCCTGGTTCACCCCGCCGTCACTGGTGGACCCGTACAAGAAACCCATGCCGGCGCACAATCGCGCCGGACCCCACGCCGCCTGAACCCGGGGAACCGCAAGCTAATTCGACCATCTGTTGTAGCCGACACCCGCAGTAAGGGTGCCGGCCGCAATGGGTTGTACTGCTCGGTAACGCTGCCGGTGTCTCTGCTGCGGTCAGTGCTCGTTCGGCGCGACGCCGAGCTCGTCGCACGCGGCGCGGTAGAGCGCGACCACTTCGGTGCGGATCGATGCGCGATCGGTGACCGGGCCGAGCCACGGCACCCGCACGGTCCGCTGGGACCCGGCGACGTCGGCTATCCACTCGCCGGACTCACCGTCCAGTCCGGTCATGCGTGCGGCAGTGGCTTCCGGTTCGGCGAACGCGCGGACGATGAGCAGGTTGTCGGCGGTGTGGTCGCCGTTCATGTGTGCAGTCACGGCGGCGACCACGGCCGAATCGAAGCTCGTCATGACGGCGAGCCTAGCCGCACCGTCGGGGGCGTCCGGTCGGCGTCCAATTCACGCAACACCGGCAGCGCGAAGCACACCGCAGCCACCCCGACCACGGGAATCGCGAGCGCGAAGAACGTCGTCCGGATGCCGAGTTGGTCGATCAGCGGGCCGGCCAGGAGGTAGCCGAGCGGCCCGGCGGCATATGCGGTGGAGGTCATCACACCGACGACACGTCCGCGCATGTGCTCGGGGCTGCGGGTCTGCAT is part of the Rhodococcus sp. SGAir0479 genome and encodes:
- a CDS encoding SIR2 family NAD-dependent protein deacylase — protein: MTSHLPDPAVVEAARTARRVVVFSGAGMSAESGIPTFRDAQTGLWERFSPEQLASPEGWERDRGLVWAWYQWRTGLVRRVHPNEGHLALAAWARHVPLTIVTQNVDDLHERAGSEVGVHLHGSLFAPRCSGCEAPFPSDGGLDAEPTGPLTPPACPVCGAPVRPGAVWFGEALPQDAWERAEKAVAECDLMVVVGTSGVVHPAAMLPLRAVDGGATVVEINPQATELSPHVHHSWRTTAAGGLPALAEALGIAL
- a CDS encoding carboxylesterase/lipase family protein — translated: MEVLETGAARGPETLVVETDRGPVRGYADGPVFAWKGIPYAAAPTGERRFRSPVPPDAWSEVRDGAAFGAMAPQGHDNSVPLDPSMRIGEDCLTVNVWAPRPDGTPRPVMVWIHGGAYCLGSSAQPIYDGRLLVERGDVVLVTFNYRLGALGFLDLSSFSTAERTFESNLGLRDQIAALEWVRANIAVFGGDPEEVTLFGESSGGGAITTLMTVPRAEGLFHRAIAQSPPATSVYGAERAATVARRFLEILEVPVTRVADLAGMPAERLVQAGDVLVDEVPTRVPGTLAMAPVVDRDLVPHYPVAAFQKGRSHRIPLIIGSNRDEASIFKFMRSPLLPVSPDAVQRMFAGLAEDNPGLSPVRLAQIAAAYPGSTKPRGVLALSRDAAFRMPALWVADAHSRHSPTWVYRFDHSTPMLRAARVGAGHATELPYVFGNFGTLDPDPTFWLGGRKGAIEVSGRVQRRWLAFARYAVPAALDGSKHWAAYTEENRSTLLIDGRDRLVSDPDRDMRIAWGSEAMGFS
- a CDS encoding DUF2470 domain-containing protein translates to MTSFDSAVVAAVTAHMNGDHTADNLLIVRAFAEPEATAARMTGLDGESGEWIADVAGSQRTVRVPWLGPVTDRASIRTEVVALYRAACDELGVAPNEH
- a CDS encoding ABC transporter substrate-binding protein, with amino-acid sequence MTSVSRLRRVLATSAIVASAMSILTGCASSDSSGDTIRFALDWTPNTNHTGLYVALQEGYFADAGLDVQVLPYNNTSPDTLVDAGNAEFGTSFQDAATFSRAAGAQTVSVLAPLQHWATGIGVKADRADLASPKDLDGKTYAGFGDPGEREILRQVIRNDGGTGDFDTVVLGTSAYEAVYGGQADFTVSYAAWEGVEAARRGTPMRYFDYTDYGFPDAYAIVVNGNEQWLAEHPEQARKFVQALQRGYQLAADDPDRGAKALIDANPGVFGDEELVYESQRILAADYMKDASGRVGTQTREQWAGYSGFLYAHGLLAGPDGKPLTAEPDWSTYFTDEYLAAP
- a CDS encoding ABC transporter permease; the protein is MSTSQRRRRDADDTAGPLRRLLPAVVVALALVALWQLYVTVSGIRPQVLPSPARVLEQGWLHRDDIAGHAWATLQVTLVGFAVSLVVAWTLAVLVDFSPWLRRAFVPLFVVSQTLPIIAIAPLMIIWFGFGLLPKILVIALATFFPMAIGLIEGFAAADREAGALLRSMGASRWQEFRFVRLPSALPRFFTALRIGVTYAVVGAVFAEYVGASSGLGIYMSVQKNSFRTDLVLAAVLVTAAISIALYAATFAIERVMAPWIRHPRQEARRG
- the tenA gene encoding thiaminase II, producing MTTPVHDISVHPDADGSRFTDLLWARTAVLRAAIDDMEFLRRLGDGTLPLDVFRTYIEQDSLYLAEYAKALALVAAKAPDPQTAAFWATSSATAAVVETELHEGLMAGGVLPERSTAPEHSPACLGYVSYLTATAATESYAVAAAAVLPCFWIYAEVGRRLAADAHEVLAADPAHPYAQWVTTYDDPAFHESVATARRLVDEAANAATTEEREAMVRAFVTASRYEYMFWDTALNPQPWPAS
- a CDS encoding ABC transporter ATP-binding protein — its product is MGEAPVVELSAVTKSFGTRRVLDGIDLDVRPGEFVSVIGPSGCGKSTVFGIIAGLDAPDTGSVSAPTCAHMPQKDLLFPWRSVLDNTTLGLDVQRVPRKQARARAAELFARFGLAGFENARPHQLSGGMRQRAALLRTVVQDRPVLLLDEPFGALDSLTRTEMQTWLQDVWQQYRWTVLMITHDVREAVFLSDRVIVLSARPATVRRDVAVDLPRPRELALLTSPEFAAIERELIDVLHDESRRALAEQDAVG
- a CDS encoding FAD-binding protein; the encoded protein is MVNWNEECDVLVAGSGAGGVTGAYTAAREGLDVILVEATDKFGGTTAYSGGGGFWFPANPVLKRAGTDDTIEDALEYYHAVVGDRTPRELQDTYVKGGAPLVEYLEQDENLKFQMLPWPDYYGKMPKARNDGQRHTMPTPLPISEVGDLHKLVRGPLDFDRLGAELPEMLIGGRALIGRFLKAIGNYPNAKLNLDTPLVELVVEDGAVVGAIVERDGEQVAIRARKGVILAAGGFEGNDELRQKFGVPGVARDTMGPWGNLGKAHQAGIAVGADTDLMDQAWWSPGLTHPDGRSAFALCFTGGIFVNQDGKRFVNEYAPYDRLGREVIAGLEDGSVTLPYWMIYDDRAGERPPVGASNVSMVETEKYVDAGLWHTADTLEELAAKIGIPAENLVATVERFNAMAANDVDEDFGRGDEAYDRAFTGGGPALIPIEQGPFHAAAFGISDLGTKGGLRTDTTARVLDTSGNPIPGLYAAGNTMAAPSGTTYPGGGNPIGTSMLFSHIAAMNIAGK
- a CDS encoding HNH endonuclease signature motif containing protein codes for the protein MNPGGLDTTTAALVALSHDDVRGLAELDLVRTTVDLSRLIEHLEALRVTAVAEIDERAVSFDTLGFRSVKQWLATNTLLEVPAAARILALGKVLRREPEVAAAHENGQVSSEHAALITKFCEQPPRGMPFEALPSCRQVLLDCAANPAATTMSVRTCISRLERIFESDELPPSEDSDRNEFHASKTLNGRVAVKGDLDAVTGEMLLTALSALTKPRNPNDDPAATRTPAQRRAEAFAEILRRYLDSGDAPIEGGERPHLSLHVNARDLARTDHDHDHGAWASRGRDADTPDLFGSRQFQKRDVARLPHLGPLTIATARRLACDCHLTPVVMDDGIPLNLGRTTRTVSKKQRRALIARDHGCAFPGCGAPPAHCEGHHVHHWADGGPTDLDNLVLLCHYHHRLLHHSHWEVQIGADHHPWFTPPSLVDPYKKPMPAHNRAGPHAA
- a CDS encoding VOC family protein, with the translated sequence MAHEVPEPAVQMGYVVADLDAAVDHWVTHARVGPWTVFRGVTLQGRYAGSDTVVTMDVAMGYTGALQIELMQITSSTPSPYTDDAGEPLVGPHHMAWITDDLDGALATARARGLEELFLAEGPGTRVAYLHSPAQPGVVFEYIQSDGMRAMLDYGIAQARTWDGSDPVRPIA
- a CDS encoding uracil-DNA glycosylase; amino-acid sequence: MTGQLLPHPDTGKLFPSPVPPGTGWPGDPAPADTPVAHSADEVRALAASAGPSELDARISVCRACPRLVEWREHAAEVKRRSFADQPYWGRPLPGFGDPFPKLLIMGLAPAANGGNRTGRMFTGDQAGDWLFRALHRAGIANKPTVEFAGDGQKLFGARMISAVRCAPPDNKPTVTERDCCSGWLDAELSDLLPWVGAIIALGSFGWDATLGAIRRIGGTVPTPKPKFGHGAVAELHTPAGRRLDVVGCYHPSQQNTFTGRLTEKMLDDVIARGRDLAGLGWGCGGSGR